AGATAAAAACAAGCTTATCAACTCACTGTCCAGACAATTCTTCGGCAACCAGTGCGCAGCCTGACCCGAAAAAAATACCGGGGAGCAGATTTATCCACTCCCCGGCATTTTTTCTTTTCACTTTTATCCATACGTATTGACATTTTATTACCAACAAGCTAATAAAACTTCAATGACGTTCATTTACAAAATCCATACTATCCAAAACTGAAAGGAAAGGCGCTTTCATCGGATAAAGCAATCAATCCATTTTTTCGTTGAATACAAATTTTGTTCTCTCTTGCCAGCCAACCAGCAGCCAATGCTGTACTCTCTACGCTAAGGTTTAATCTTCTCGCCAATTCTGGTATTGAAATTTCACCAATTTCCTTTAGGGCACACCAGACCTTTCCGGCGTTCGTCCCTACTATTCTTTTATCCATGGCTATTATTTATTTAATAATTTGGTTACAATATAGCGATTTTAGTAATAGATTATAACCAAAAGAGCGTTTTTTATTTCAGGTTTTGACATTATTTAAAACATTAAAATCCATATCACCGCAAACGGTTAAAAATATGGTCATTTTATATACATTTATACCATACTTAAATACACGAAATATTAAAATAAATTATCAAACGAAGAAATAGAAAAGCATCGTCAACAAATAGATATTCTACAAATAAGCAATATCGGACAAGTCTGTTCCCTTTTTTACCAGTACCTTTGCATAGTGAAATAACAATCAAACTATGCAACAGAAGAAAACAACGAAAGAAGAGTATCAAAAGTGCGTAAATGTCGTAGTGGAATATATCAATCAGCATTTAGGAGAAGAGATTGATTTAAAATCGCTGGCCAAGGTTTCTAATTTCTCTCCTTTTTACTTTCACCGGATAATGAAAGCATTTCTCGGTGAACCGATTGGTACGTTTATTGTCCGGACGCGGACAGAAGCTGCCGCACGCCTGCTCCGTTACTCGGATATCCCGATTGCCGATATAGCCTATCGCATCGGATATTCGTCCCCCTCTTCATTGTCGAAAGTATTCAGGCAGTTTTATGGGATTTCACCTTTAGAGTATCGAAACAATAAAAACTTTGTAATTATGAAACCAGCGATTATCAGACCGGAATTGGAACTGAAAAGTGAGATTAAAAATGTACCTGCAAGAAATGTGATTTATATCCGCCTGTCCGGCGACTACAAACTGAATGATTATGGCGGCACCTGGGGACGGTTGTGGCAGTTTGTCAAAGAACAAAACCTGCCAATAGGGGATTTCAACCCGCTTTGCATCTATCACGACGACCCCAAAGTGACACCTGCCGAGAAGTTGCGTACAGATGTATGCATGGTAATGCCTGTTCAGGTAGCGCCTAAAGGCGACGTAGGATTCAAGACGCTTCCTGCCGGACGTTATGCCATTTTCCTTTATAAAGGGTCGTATGACAATCTGCAAGCAGTGTATGATACTATTTACGGAAAATATCTGCCTGAAATGGAATGTACGTTGCGCGACGAAGCCAGTGCCGAACGTTATCTGAACGACCCGTGCAAAACGGCTCCCGAAGAGTTGCTGACGGAGATTTATATTCCCGTGGAATAAAATGAAGTAAGAAGAATAAAATGCAGGTGTGCCGTTTCGTCTTGGCACACCTGCATTAACCTACTCATTCCATTCCCGATGAATGAGAATTACGACATACAGATAATCTTCCTCTCCTCGGAAACAGGAGTGATAATTTGAATGTATTGTAAAAATGGGACATTCTTTTATTTAAAGAAAACCATTTGCGCGATTGAAGGCATAGTTTCGTCCAACATGCTTTCGCCGGTGAAGTTCCAAGAAACCCGGTTATCATAAGAATCGAGCGCAAGCCAATTGAAAGAAGCGGCACTGAAATAACCAACTCCGCAGAAAAGCACCCAGGCCGTTTTTCTATCTGTCGGTTCGCCCACCTCACATCGTATGCGGAATATCCAGTGATCCCTCGCATACAGAGACGGATTCAGTTCGAGTCCCGTCTGCACCAGATTCCCCGAATAAATTTCTCTTGAAGACATTTCCTCTGATGAAATATCCAGTAAGGAAACGACCAGATTATCCGACAGAGTTGTGAAACCGGCACTTTTCAGTTCTATAGGTGAATCATCATTAATCCGGTCTACGAATATCTGGCTACTTGTACACATCACTACATAGTCCACCGTATGAGAAGAAATAGCTTGCGAAATTTTTTCATTCAGCCGGAACAGACTTTTTTCGTACCTCGATGCACTTAGGGAATTCACTGCGTTCAGTTCTTCAAGGTCGGAATTCGTGATGTAAGACAGAACGGTGCTTTTCTTGTTCGGATTAATGTAATACTTCTGAACCGGTTCGCTGATATCTACGAATTTATTCAGGACATGAACATCGGACTCGTAAGAATTACCCGCCTCGGCAGGAGTGTCAATAACAAAGCTGTCGCTACATCCACACAACAGGACGAGAAAAAGTAAAAAGCCTAGTTTAGTTAATTGCAGATTCTTCATAACATACAGGATTTGGTTATCTTTTCCTATTTCATAAAATAGTTTAGTCTTATGGCAGCAAAGTTATGGGAAAGAAAATAAAAAAGTCTTGAACGAATTCAAGACTGCAGCTGATTTATATAGGATATAAATATTATTAACAATAATTCCCACTATCGTGCCAATGGTGGCAGGATAGCAGGAAACTTTTTCTTTAGATAACGGAAAGTCCGTATTCGTAGGCATCGGACATTGCATTGTAATCTGCGTCCGAGTAAGCGCCTTTGTCCCTGGCTTTCTGCATATCCTTCATAAAGGATTCTACGGAAGAGAGAAAACTCTGATAGTTTTTCAATTCTTCGTCATAGCCGGTAACGGCAGGAAGTTTCTTTGCGGCTTCCAGTTCCTTTTTCAATTCTGCCATTTTCACGTCAATCCGCATACCGTCCATTACGTGTTTACGGGAGTAGAGGTTCATGATGCTTTGTACGGTGCCCGACATTTTACGCATAGCCATTATCTGGTCTTTCAACGGCTCGTCGGCGAGAAGTTCCTTTTCCGCCTGTTCAGTCAGAGGGCTTAATATATCGAAAATCACTTGTTTATATTCGGACATCGCTACACTCAACTGATAGTTCTCTTCCAAAAGTTTAGTGGTTTCCGCCTTTTTGTTATCCTTCCGGTAAGACAGGAATTTATCAAAGTTAGCGTAGAACCGTGCTCTCGAAGTAAATAATCCCCTGTAATTCTGTATCAGATTCTGACGGACTTCATCGTTGAAGTAGACACCCGGATTCATTAGTTCCGCAGTATCCCTGACCGAGACTTCCGGTGGCGCAATCGGAGCTACTTCGGGCACTTTCCCTGTCTGCTCCATATATCCCAATACCGCATTTATATCTT
The nucleotide sequence above comes from Bacteroides caccae. Encoded proteins:
- a CDS encoding winged helix-turn-helix domain-containing protein, which encodes MDKRIVGTNAGKVWCALKEIGEISIPELARRLNLSVESTALAAGWLARENKICIQRKNGLIALSDESAFPFSFG
- a CDS encoding AraC family transcriptional regulator, with product MQQKKTTKEEYQKCVNVVVEYINQHLGEEIDLKSLAKVSNFSPFYFHRIMKAFLGEPIGTFIVRTRTEAAARLLRYSDIPIADIAYRIGYSSPSSLSKVFRQFYGISPLEYRNNKNFVIMKPAIIRPELELKSEIKNVPARNVIYIRLSGDYKLNDYGGTWGRLWQFVKEQNLPIGDFNPLCIYHDDPKVTPAEKLRTDVCMVMPVQVAPKGDVGFKTLPAGRYAIFLYKGSYDNLQAVYDTIYGKYLPEMECTLRDEASAERYLNDPCKTAPEELLTEIYIPVE
- a CDS encoding DUF6845 domain-containing protein; amino-acid sequence: MKKRILLLGALVGAFLLASCSGGNKKQVASSATPEELDDASKVINYYHTSLIVLRHVANAKDINAVLGYMEQTGKVPEVAPIAPPEVSVRDTAELMNPGVYFNDEVRQNLIQNYRGLFTSRARFYANFDKFLSYRKDNKKAETTKLLEENYQLSVAMSEYKQVIFDILSPLTEQAEKELLADEPLKDQIMAMRKMSGTVQSIMNLYSRKHVMDGMRIDVKMAELKKELEAAKKLPAVTGYDEELKNYQSFLSSVESFMKDMQKARDKGAYSDADYNAMSDAYEYGLSVI